The following coding sequences lie in one Enterococcus sp. 9E7_DIV0242 genomic window:
- a CDS encoding Maf family protein yields MGIVLASQSPRRQELLRRIVPSFKVQAADINEEVQPGITPREYVQNMASEKAASIFEQFPEDRVIGCDTIVVYEDEIIGKPTSREHAFQILKKLSGQTHMVYTAVVVMEEGRTSSMIVPAEVEFFTLSDQEINAYLDTDEYKDKAGAYGIQEQGALLVKGIMGDYYSIMGLPIAALSRMLNYEYEQL; encoded by the coding sequence ATGGGTATTGTATTAGCTTCCCAATCGCCACGTAGACAAGAGCTGTTAAGGCGGATTGTTCCATCATTTAAAGTACAGGCGGCAGACATCAATGAGGAGGTGCAGCCGGGGATCACCCCAAGGGAATATGTTCAGAATATGGCGTCAGAAAAAGCAGCGAGTATTTTTGAACAATTCCCGGAGGATCGGGTAATCGGCTGTGATACGATTGTTGTCTATGAAGATGAAATCATTGGCAAACCAACATCAAGAGAACATGCTTTTCAGATTTTAAAAAAATTAAGCGGACAAACGCATATGGTTTATACGGCTGTAGTTGTTATGGAGGAAGGTCGTACTTCCTCCATGATAGTTCCCGCAGAGGTGGAATTTTTCACGCTGTCTGATCAAGAGATCAACGCCTATCTGGATACAGATGAATACAAGGATAAAGCTGGTGCGTATGGGATTCAAGAGCAAGGCGCGCTGCTGGTCAAGGGAATCATGGGAGACTACTATTCGATTATGGGTTTGCCGATCGCAGCTTTATCTCGCATGCTCAACTACGAGTACGAACAATTATAG
- a CDS encoding acyl-CoA thioesterase, with product MNCSETRSVQTHIITFPYLNFHETLFGGQLMAWLDETAGISAIRVSRAPIVTASVDQLDFLAPLKAGHSVCIETFISGTGNRSMEVFAKVIGEDLVSGERYLAGTSFMTFVVPKGHTLPDIEPMTEEEKFICKGYEERKAVRQKKRSQSLDFAGHIDLDIPWK from the coding sequence ATGAACTGTTCTGAAACAAGATCTGTACAAACACATATTATTACTTTTCCTTATTTAAATTTTCATGAAACATTATTTGGTGGACAGTTGATGGCTTGGTTGGATGAAACGGCAGGGATTTCTGCGATTCGTGTCTCCAGAGCACCGATCGTTACAGCATCTGTCGATCAACTGGATTTTTTGGCACCGCTGAAAGCTGGACACTCTGTTTGTATAGAAACGTTCATTTCCGGGACTGGCAATCGTTCGATGGAGGTCTTTGCCAAAGTGATTGGCGAGGATTTGGTTTCCGGTGAACGTTATTTGGCGGGTACTAGTTTCATGACGTTTGTGGTTCCTAAGGGGCACACGCTTCCTGACATCGAGCCGATGACAGAGGAAGAGAAATTTATCTGTAAAGGGTATGAAGAACGAAAAGCGGTTAGACAAAAGAAACGTTCTCAAAGTCTGGACTTTGCCGGACATATTGATTTGGATATTCCTTGGAAATGA
- the msrB gene encoding peptide-methionine (R)-S-oxide reductase MsrB gives MKPSEDELRKNLTDMEYAVTQENATERPFSGKYDDFYQEGIFVDVVSGKPLFSSKDKYDAGCGWPAFTQPIEKSMVKEKADFSHGMHRVEVRSEGADSHLGHVFTDGPQDAGGLRYCINSAALKFIPVADLEKAGYGEYKKLFV, from the coding sequence ATGAAACCATCAGAAGATGAACTTAGGAAGAACTTGACAGATATGGAATATGCCGTCACACAGGAAAATGCGACAGAGCGACCATTCAGCGGAAAATATGATGATTTTTACCAAGAAGGAATTTTTGTAGATGTTGTCAGTGGAAAACCGTTGTTTAGCTCAAAGGATAAATATGATGCTGGCTGCGGCTGGCCTGCCTTTACGCAACCTATTGAAAAGAGCATGGTAAAGGAAAAGGCTGATTTCTCTCATGGTATGCACCGAGTGGAGGTTCGCAGTGAAGGTGCTGACTCTCATCTTGGACATGTGTTTACAGACGGTCCGCAAGATGCAGGAGGTCTGCGGTATTGCATCAATTCAGCTGCCTTGAAATTCATTCCGGTAGCCGATCTTGAAAAAGCAGGCTATGGAGAATATAAAAAATTATTTGTTTAA
- a CDS encoding SMI1/KNR4 family protein, producing the protein MNDDMKQFAEKSTTRKKGISDSCLQETEKSLAITLDKHYKDLVTLVNAPEYGEWCFYPIKDKKNLKKTFDDVVRNTKLERVAGLAQDFIVIAENGTGNFLCMKSGEAEIYHKHHEQEYPEKVFSNLKEFIQHAEEFES; encoded by the coding sequence ATGAACGACGACATGAAACAGTTTGCGGAGAAAAGTACAACTAGAAAAAAAGGGATCTCGGATAGCTGTTTACAGGAAACCGAGAAATCACTAGCTATAACACTAGATAAACACTATAAGGATTTAGTTACGCTGGTCAATGCGCCGGAATACGGGGAGTGGTGTTTCTATCCAATCAAGGATAAAAAAAATCTGAAAAAGACGTTTGATGATGTGGTAAGGAATACAAAATTGGAGCGAGTAGCAGGCTTGGCTCAGGATTTTATAGTGATAGCTGAAAATGGGACAGGAAATTTTCTTTGTATGAAGAGCGGCGAAGCTGAGATTTACCATAAGCATCATGAACAGGAATACCCGGAAAAAGTTTTTTCAAATTTAAAAGAGTTTATCCAGCATGCCGAAGAATTTGAATCATGA
- a CDS encoding GNAT family N-acetyltransferase, with translation MIQKIESTSSEVPKALALVWQTFLEFEAPDYSEQGIQEFKEFIALSTIRNKLANEELVLWGFYEEKKLLGVIAVRENNHISLLFVDKDHHYKGIARKLCEAAVDYSLKKGNKRITVNSSPYAVTAYHKLGFTPTDKEQSINGIRFLPMESLLRDKSVNNKKG, from the coding sequence GTGATACAGAAAATTGAAAGTACTAGTAGTGAGGTACCTAAAGCGCTAGCTTTAGTCTGGCAAACCTTTCTTGAATTTGAAGCACCAGACTATTCGGAGCAAGGGATTCAAGAATTCAAAGAATTTATTGCATTATCAACTATCCGCAACAAACTGGCAAATGAAGAGTTAGTACTTTGGGGTTTTTACGAAGAAAAGAAGCTGTTAGGTGTTATTGCCGTTAGGGAAAACAATCATATTTCTTTGTTATTTGTGGACAAAGATCATCACTATAAAGGGATCGCTCGGAAGCTTTGTGAGGCAGCAGTCGACTATAGCTTGAAGAAAGGGAACAAAAGGATCACGGTAAATTCCTCCCCCTATGCGGTAACCGCGTATCACAAGCTTGGATTTACACCCACTGATAAGGAGCAAAGTATCAATGGTATTCGTTTCCTACCAATGGAAAGCCTGCTGAGGGATAAATCGGTAAATAATAAAAAGGGGTAG
- a CDS encoding IS4 family transposase, giving the protein MAAPYHKRFDLISNSLTSSHFHSIARFPDSPNSFTRTRKFPLNEVIYSFLFKRGLTATMEVYHYLKRKGSSVMTLSKQAFLSQRKKVNPEAFRFLNLQYLSHFYTQDTPKTWHNYLVFAIDGSRMEVPNSKENRLFFSQNGNRFGETSVRAQTSGLMDVFNAFLIDLQIDSLHVGEKNLAKKNLLSSESIPFQAPRLVLFDRGYPSLDLIHFIEKQKLSYLIRIPSTIYQKERAQLTSLDSSVFLSCTYSRLRTMKRVEPELAKDFEANKGIMTRMIQLPLENGQMNVFMTNLPATITREEILELYKKRWAIEKLWQTVKNKLKIEQVSGKSPVCVYQDFLAQSLVYNMVQDVMSHLNQKETKKKINENIAIGLWKDQLIDIVLEKDDKEKLLRFKKLEEDILRAVYLPRDLQRNKRKYKHHNKYKQNQKPSF; this is encoded by the coding sequence ATGGCTGCTCCTTATCACAAACGATTCGATCTGATTTCTAACTCACTCACTTCTTCTCATTTCCATTCAATTGCTCGATTCCCAGATTCTCCTAACAGTTTTACTCGTACTCGTAAATTCCCCTTAAATGAAGTCATTTATTCGTTTCTTTTCAAACGTGGCCTTACGGCCACCATGGAAGTCTATCACTACTTAAAGCGAAAGGGGTCCTCTGTAATGACATTATCCAAACAAGCATTTCTTTCACAACGAAAGAAAGTAAACCCTGAAGCGTTTCGATTTTTAAACTTACAGTATCTTTCTCATTTTTACACACAAGATACACCAAAAACTTGGCATAATTATCTTGTTTTCGCCATTGACGGTAGTCGAATGGAAGTGCCAAATTCGAAAGAAAATCGCCTGTTTTTCAGTCAAAATGGCAATCGATTTGGTGAAACATCTGTACGAGCACAAACGAGTGGCTTAATGGATGTGTTCAATGCCTTCCTGATTGATCTCCAGATTGATTCGCTTCATGTCGGTGAAAAAAATTTAGCGAAAAAGAATCTTCTTTCCTCAGAGTCAATTCCTTTTCAAGCTCCGCGGCTCGTACTTTTTGATCGCGGATACCCCTCACTGGATCTCATTCATTTTATTGAGAAACAGAAACTTAGCTACTTGATTCGAATCCCTTCGACGATTTATCAAAAGGAACGGGCACAACTGACCTCTCTTGATTCATCCGTTTTTTTGTCCTGTACGTATTCACGTTTAAGAACAATGAAACGAGTAGAGCCTGAACTCGCAAAAGACTTTGAGGCGAATAAGGGGATAATGACCCGTATGATTCAACTACCATTGGAAAATGGTCAAATGAATGTATTTATGACGAATCTCCCAGCAACAATTACGAGAGAAGAAATTCTTGAACTTTATAAAAAACGTTGGGCAATCGAAAAACTCTGGCAGACAGTAAAAAACAAATTGAAAATTGAACAGGTTTCAGGTAAAAGTCCAGTTTGTGTCTATCAAGATTTTTTAGCTCAAAGTCTTGTTTATAACATGGTTCAAGATGTGATGAGTCATTTAAATCAGAAAGAAACAAAGAAAAAGATCAATGAGAATATAGCAATTGGCTTGTGGAAAGACCAGTTGATTGATATTGTCCTTGAAAAGGACGATAAGGAAAAGCTACTTCGGTTCAAAAAGTTGGAAGAAGACATACTACGAGCGGTTTATCTTCCTCGAGATCTCCAAAGGAACAAACGAAAATACAAACACCACAATAAATATAAACAAAATCAAAAACCTAGTTTTTAA
- a CDS encoding GntR family transcriptional regulator: MKKRDFIVQDLLSKIYQNHFENGKLPNQRTLAEEYHVSRFTIQEAIKNLQEIGVVHAVQGSGMYIQERLKKNPLIFNSLTRTPYNRISSKLLSLEKRMSTPDEAQIFQLQSPEEIWVFERARIVDYSFEQIEQSKMPVRLFPDLSKEHIEHSIQEYVEKKGYQISHYITSYTPTSISKNQAELLLCKKGTPAMLIQNRCLLKNGSVFEYSEITAIDYTCTYIRPFDREIHEARNRGRLLSVEQQEIKRKF, translated from the coding sequence TTGAAAAAAAGAGATTTTATTGTTCAGGATCTTTTGAGCAAAATCTATCAAAACCATTTTGAAAATGGCAAATTGCCCAACCAGCGAACCTTAGCCGAAGAGTATCATGTCTCCCGTTTTACGATACAAGAAGCTATCAAAAATCTACAGGAAATCGGTGTCGTCCATGCGGTACAAGGCTCTGGCATGTATATTCAGGAACGCTTGAAGAAAAACCCATTGATTTTTAATTCCCTGACTCGTACGCCCTATAATCGAATCAGCTCCAAGCTGCTTTCTCTTGAAAAACGGATGTCCACACCGGACGAAGCTCAGATTTTTCAACTGCAGTCACCTGAGGAAATCTGGGTCTTTGAACGGGCACGAATCGTTGATTATTCCTTTGAGCAAATCGAGCAATCCAAAATGCCGGTCCGCCTATTTCCAGACCTGTCAAAAGAGCATATTGAACATTCGATTCAGGAGTATGTGGAGAAAAAAGGCTATCAAATCTCTCACTATATCACCAGCTACACACCTACTTCTATTAGCAAAAATCAGGCCGAATTATTGTTATGTAAAAAGGGAACACCAGCCATGCTGATCCAGAACCGTTGCTTATTGAAAAACGGCAGCGTCTTTGAATACAGCGAAATCACTGCCATTGACTATACCTGTACCTATATTCGTCCCTTTGACAGAGAAATCCACGAGGCAAGAAACAGAGGCCGACTCCTAAGTGTTGAGCAGCAAGAAATAAAAAGGAAATTCTGA
- a CDS encoding P-II family nitrogen regulator, whose amino-acid sequence MKKLVALNLELVVTIVDGGSGPDVIDITKGAGASGGTILHGRGAGVHDAGRFLGIEIEPEKDIVLTLVPESLTNKVLDALSVEMKLCQPGNGIAFVIDLDKVIGISKIAEYSKVVELDNLLDEDKR is encoded by the coding sequence ATGAAAAAACTAGTTGCATTAAATCTGGAGCTGGTCGTAACGATCGTTGACGGCGGCAGCGGACCAGATGTTATTGATATCACAAAAGGTGCAGGAGCATCAGGCGGAACGATTCTTCATGGTCGTGGTGCCGGTGTTCATGATGCCGGACGTTTTCTGGGCATCGAGATCGAACCGGAGAAAGATATTGTCTTGACACTGGTTCCTGAATCTTTAACAAACAAGGTTCTGGACGCACTAAGTGTCGAGATGAAGCTTTGTCAGCCCGGAAATGGGATTGCCTTTGTTATCGATTTGGACAAAGTGATCGGTATTTCAAAAATTGCAGAATACAGCAAAGTTGTTGAATTGGATAACTTGTTGGATGAAGATAAGCGTTAA
- a CDS encoding DUF1538 domain-containing protein: MNFNTIQTRLFTGLGTVTKEVLMAVSPIIIIFVLLNFTSFKLRKRRFAKIMIGFGITVVGLILFLHGVNIAYVPVGRHLGASLAALDNNYILIPLGFLMGFLVGFAEPAIHVMVKEIENISEGRIRGKIMLVFVSVGVGAAVGLSMWRLLAGFSLYYFLIPGYILVFLLGRKVDKMFLAMAFDNGGVATGPMCSTFILSMCVAIAGQIDGRDPMIDGFGVVAMIALAPILSTLVLGYIYKLKDERDKKQKLERQQLLEEEG; this comes from the coding sequence ATGAACTTCAACACTATTCAAACAAGACTGTTTACAGGCTTAGGAACCGTTACAAAAGAAGTCCTAATGGCTGTCTCACCGATCATCATCATCTTTGTTCTGCTAAATTTTACGAGCTTCAAGCTGAGAAAACGCCGTTTTGCTAAAATTATGATCGGCTTCGGCATCACTGTCGTTGGCCTTATTCTGTTTCTTCATGGCGTAAACATTGCATATGTACCCGTAGGGCGACATTTAGGCGCTTCTCTTGCTGCGCTGGACAACAACTATATTTTGATTCCTTTGGGCTTTCTGATGGGCTTTTTAGTCGGCTTTGCTGAGCCGGCGATTCATGTCATGGTCAAAGAAATCGAAAATATCAGTGAAGGTCGGATTCGCGGAAAAATCATGCTGGTGTTTGTCTCTGTTGGCGTAGGTGCCGCTGTTGGATTATCTATGTGGCGGTTACTGGCTGGCTTCTCTCTTTACTACTTTTTGATTCCTGGATACATTTTGGTCTTTCTTTTAGGGCGAAAAGTCGATAAAATGTTCTTGGCAATGGCATTCGATAACGGAGGCGTGGCAACCGGACCAATGTGTTCCACCTTCATCTTATCCATGTGTGTGGCAATTGCCGGACAAATCGATGGACGTGATCCTATGATCGATGGATTTGGTGTTGTCGCAATGATTGCACTTGCTCCTATCCTATCCACCCTTGTACTCGGCTATATTTACAAGCTAAAGGATGAGCGTGATAAAAAACAAAAACTGGAAAGACAACAATTATTGGAGGAAGAAGGATAA
- a CDS encoding DUF1538 domain-containing protein, with amino-acid sequence MRKSFQDVLMAITPMTLLIVILSFAFAPLPTEDLVVFLIGAGIMIIGMALFLFGADHSMMAVGELVGKFMVKKKKLSIILGLGFLIGIVITIAEPSVQVLGQQVNEISEGAISRTLILGVVSVGTGVFLALALLRVVFKFSYYKMMLIGYLFVLIASFFTSPEFMPIAFDSGGVTTGPITVPFILSLAIGVTSMIKQNNHENDSFGMVGVASLGPILAVMALGVIFR; translated from the coding sequence ATGCGAAAATCTTTTCAAGATGTTCTGATGGCTATTACACCAATGACTCTGCTTATTGTCATTTTGTCTTTTGCATTTGCACCACTACCGACGGAAGACTTAGTGGTTTTTTTGATCGGTGCAGGAATTATGATTATCGGGATGGCGCTATTTCTATTTGGTGCTGACCATTCCATGATGGCAGTAGGGGAACTTGTAGGAAAATTTATGGTCAAGAAAAAGAAGTTGAGTATTATTCTTGGACTGGGCTTTTTGATCGGAATTGTGATCACGATTGCAGAACCATCCGTACAAGTTTTAGGACAACAGGTCAACGAAATCTCAGAAGGAGCTATTTCACGTACGCTTATCTTAGGCGTTGTTAGTGTAGGAACCGGCGTTTTTCTGGCGTTGGCACTATTAAGAGTCGTATTCAAATTTTCTTACTACAAAATGATGCTGATTGGGTATTTATTCGTTCTGATTGCTTCATTTTTCACCAGTCCCGAGTTTATGCCGATTGCTTTTGATTCAGGCGGCGTAACGACAGGGCCAATCACCGTTCCATTTATTCTTTCACTCGCAATCGGTGTCACTTCAATGATCAAGCAAAATAACCACGAAAACGACAGCTTCGGAATGGTAGGCGTAGCCTCACTAGGACCAATTTTAGCTGTTATGGCATTGGGGGTTATCTTCCGATGA
- a CDS encoding ABC transporter ATP-binding protein: protein MIEFQQVSKEYGGQKVLTEYDLSIQDGEFFVLVGPSGSGKTTTLKMINRLIEPTDGDIYFDQKRIIDYDLKELRLRIGYVLQQIALFPNMTVAENIELIPEMKDWKKAARRERTRELLEKVGLSPDEYMHRKPAELSGGEQQRIGILRAIAAKPDIILMDEPFSALDPISKGQLQLLIKELHKELASTIIFVTHDMNEALLLGDRICIMKDGAIVQVDTPEQIRKAPKNEFVAQFFKDDTPGLMDYQVEDLRQMALLDQVVPMIGTEVALDTPLSDVVRLLSDEKNVTVALKENDYRQITSQTMVQFLKKQLEAGEQLDD, encoded by the coding sequence ATGATTGAATTTCAACAGGTGTCGAAAGAATATGGTGGTCAGAAAGTATTGACAGAATATGATCTTTCGATTCAAGATGGCGAATTTTTTGTATTGGTCGGCCCTAGCGGAAGCGGGAAGACGACGACACTAAAGATGATCAATCGTCTGATTGAACCAACGGACGGGGATATTTATTTTGATCAAAAACGAATCATCGATTATGACTTGAAGGAGCTGCGCTTACGTATCGGGTATGTCCTACAGCAGATTGCGTTGTTTCCAAACATGACGGTTGCAGAAAATATTGAATTGATTCCTGAAATGAAAGATTGGAAAAAGGCTGCTCGTCGAGAACGAACAAGGGAGCTGTTAGAAAAGGTAGGGCTTTCCCCTGATGAGTACATGCATCGAAAACCAGCAGAGCTTTCCGGAGGAGAACAGCAGCGGATTGGTATTTTGCGAGCCATTGCGGCGAAGCCGGATATTATTTTGATGGATGAGCCATTCAGCGCGTTGGACCCAATTTCTAAAGGTCAGCTGCAGCTGTTGATCAAAGAGCTGCACAAGGAATTAGCTAGCACGATTATTTTTGTGACCCATGATATGAATGAAGCGCTGCTATTGGGTGATCGTATCTGCATCATGAAGGACGGTGCCATCGTTCAGGTCGATACGCCGGAGCAAATCAGAAAAGCGCCTAAAAATGAGTTTGTTGCGCAGTTTTTCAAAGATGATACACCGGGACTTATGGATTATCAGGTAGAAGATCTACGTCAAATGGCCTTGCTGGATCAGGTAGTACCAATGATAGGGACAGAAGTGGCTTTAGATACACCACTGTCTGATGTTGTCCGCCTACTATCCGATGAAAAGAATGTTACGGTTGCCTTGAAGGAGAATGATTATCGGCAAATTACTTCACAGACAATGGTGCAATTTTTGAAGAAACAACTGGAAGCAGGTGAGCAGCTAGATGACTAA